Below is a genomic region from Pseudomonas frederiksbergensis.
GCCAATACAGCGCTTGCTGATACACCCGCTCAAAATGTGCCGCCGAGTCCTCTTCGGGCTTGGGTAGCCAGGACTTTGGCGGAAGGTAACCCGGCGCTTGCAAGCTCTGGGTCAGCAAAAAATGCACCTGCTCGGGTTGTTGCCAGCCCCATGAACGGGCCAATTGAATCTGGCCCCATAACCAGTCATCCACATCCAACTGCGAGGCGAGGGTCGCCAGGGCTTCGGTGTGCTCACGGATCAGGTAGCGACGAGTGTTATCGAACTGCAGGTTCGCGTAGACGATTTCCGGCGTCGGGGTGTTCAGCCAGGGCGGATCGAGCGGCAGCGGGTGTGCGCCGGGGTCTGGGTTGTTAGTGACTGTCCATTGCTCAGCCTGCCAGTAGCAGACGCTGGCGATCGGCCCAAGAAAATCGGCGTACTGCTCTGGTTGCAGATAGGCCAGGGCGCGCCCCAGTACGCGGTTGTCGTGCATGCGATACACCGCCAGGTGCGGGCGTTCACCGGTTACCACACGGTCGCGCCAATGAGCGGCCAAAACATCCAGGT
It encodes:
- a CDS encoding DUF4123 domain-containing protein, which produces MNTLEQWLDEQSRSGRDLYLMLDTVGQLDERIALTSEPGADQYRNLYVGTAADSLAQAGPYLFQIGSIKHPVIQGLLDTPERHWGWLASASNVDLDVLAAHWRDRVVTGERPHLAVYRMHDNRVLGRALAYLQPEQYADFLGPIASVCYWQAEQWTVTNNPDPGAHPLPLDPPWLNTPTPEIVYANLQFDNTRRYLIREHTEALATLASQLDVDDWLWGQIQLARSWGWQQPEQVHFLLTQSLQAPGYLPPKSWLPKPEEDSAAHFERVYQQALYWQGNAPV